A window from Flavobacterium gyeonganense encodes these proteins:
- a CDS encoding ABC transporter permease, with translation MLLYLRLLKESLSFAINALRNNKLRTLLSLLGVTIGIFSIIAVLAAVDSLDRKISKDLSSLDKNTIYLMKYNFGPSEIPQWKREQFPNVKYDEYIALKNSLNNTDQVGYQLFVNRETLKYDSKTVADVNMIPSSFEMVDIDGLSFDKGRFYNESESNSGTPVIVLGYDIANGLFGESDPIGKNIRLYGQRFTVIGVMTKQGAGFFGDSNDTSVYFPANFLRRMYGDSDSMTPVIVLKPVKGVDMDAYKAEVAQKLRAIRGMKAGEMDNFFINVLSGFTDFIDGILGQMNVVGWIISGFSLLVGGFGIANIMFVSVKERTNLIGIQKSLGAKNRFILFQFLFEAIILSVIGGIIGLLMVWGIAFVLTKALDFEFVLSFGNIMLGTTLAALIGLISGILPAISAANLDPVEAIRTGM, from the coding sequence ATGCTACTTTATCTTAGGTTATTAAAAGAAAGTCTGAGCTTTGCCATTAATGCTTTACGAAATAATAAATTGCGAACATTATTATCACTGCTAGGTGTGACTATTGGTATTTTTTCGATTATTGCTGTACTTGCCGCTGTTGATTCACTCGATCGGAAAATTTCAAAAGATCTGAGCAGCTTAGATAAAAATACAATTTATTTAATGAAATATAATTTTGGGCCATCTGAAATTCCACAATGGAAGAGAGAGCAGTTTCCAAATGTAAAATATGATGAATATATTGCCCTGAAAAATTCCCTAAATAATACCGATCAGGTAGGCTACCAGTTATTCGTTAATCGTGAAACTTTAAAATATGATTCGAAAACCGTTGCCGACGTAAATATGATTCCTTCTTCTTTCGAAATGGTTGATATTGACGGATTGAGTTTTGACAAAGGAAGATTTTATAATGAATCCGAATCGAATTCAGGAACTCCCGTAATTGTTTTAGGTTATGATATTGCCAACGGGCTTTTTGGAGAAAGCGATCCTATTGGAAAAAATATTCGTCTATACGGACAGCGTTTTACGGTTATCGGAGTAATGACAAAACAAGGGGCAGGGTTTTTTGGAGACAGTAATGATACTTCTGTGTATTTTCCTGCTAATTTCCTGCGTAGAATGTACGGCGACAGCGATTCGATGACACCAGTAATTGTTTTAAAACCGGTAAAAGGTGTCGATATGGATGCTTATAAAGCAGAAGTTGCTCAAAAACTAAGAGCAATTCGCGGAATGAAAGCAGGGGAGATGGATAATTTCTTTATAAATGTACTTTCCGGATTTACCGATTTTATTGATGGAATTTTGGGTCAGATGAATGTTGTAGGGTGGATTATCAGCGGGTTTTCTCTTTTAGTTGGAGGTTTCGGAATTGCTAATATTATGTTCGTATCCGTAAAAGAAAGAACCAATTTAATAGGAATTCAGAAATCGCTGGGAGCTAAAAACCGATTCATATTATTTCAGTTTTTATTCGAGGCCATAATTCTTTCTGTGATCGGTGGGATTATTGGTTTACTGATGGTTTGGGGAATTGCGTTTGTTTTAACAAAAGCACTTGATTTTGAATTTGTTTTAAGTTTTGGAAATATAATGTTAGGAACAACTTTAGCGGCTCTTATTGGATTAATTTCTGGAATATTGCCGGCTATTTCAGCTGCAAATCTTGATCCTGTTGAGGCAATTAGAACGGGAATGTAG
- the accD gene encoding acetyl-CoA carboxylase, carboxyltransferase subunit beta yields MAWFKRQEKGITTATEDKMDVPKGLWYKSPTGKIIDADELARNLFVSPEDDFHVRIGSATYFEILFDNNEFVELDKNMTSKDPLHFVDTKKYAERLKDVMEKTHLKDAVRTGVGKSKGRELVICCMDFAFIGGSMGAVVGEKIARGIDHAIKNKLPFVMISKSGGARMMEAAYSLMQLAKTSVKLAQLAEAGLPYISLCTDPTTGGTTASYAMLGDINISEPGALIGFAGPRVVRDTTGKDLPEGFQTAEFLLEHGFLDFITPRKELKDKINLYIDLIQNNDIRK; encoded by the coding sequence ATGGCTTGGTTTAAAAGACAGGAAAAAGGGATTACGACTGCTACAGAAGATAAGATGGACGTTCCGAAAGGATTGTGGTACAAATCTCCTACCGGAAAAATTATTGATGCAGACGAATTAGCGAGAAACTTATTCGTAAGCCCTGAAGATGATTTTCACGTTCGAATTGGAAGCGCAACCTATTTTGAAATTTTATTCGACAACAACGAATTTGTTGAGTTAGATAAAAACATGACATCAAAAGATCCTCTGCATTTTGTGGATACAAAAAAATATGCCGAGAGACTGAAAGATGTAATGGAAAAAACACACCTTAAAGACGCTGTTCGTACTGGAGTAGGAAAATCTAAAGGAAGAGAACTTGTAATCTGCTGTATGGATTTTGCCTTTATTGGCGGATCTATGGGAGCCGTTGTAGGTGAAAAAATCGCAAGAGGTATTGATCACGCGATCAAAAACAAATTACCTTTTGTAATGATTTCCAAGTCTGGTGGGGCCCGTATGATGGAAGCAGCTTATTCCTTAATGCAATTGGCTAAAACATCTGTAAAATTAGCTCAGCTTGCCGAAGCTGGCTTACCATACATTTCTTTATGTACAGACCCAACTACAGGAGGAACAACCGCATCATATGCTATGCTGGGAGACATCAACATTTCTGAGCCTGGCGCTTTGATTGGTTTTGCTGGTCCGCGTGTTGTACGTGATACTACAGGAAAAGATTTGCCGGAAGGTTTCCAGACTGCTGAGTTTCTTTTAGAGCACGGTTTCCTTGACTTTATCACGCCTAGAAAAGAATTGAAAGATAAGATCAATTTATATATTGATTTGATTCAGAACAATGATATTAGAAAATAG